In one window of Solanum pennellii chromosome 2, SPENNV200 DNA:
- the LOC107009329 gene encoding uncharacterized protein LOC107009329 yields MKDDYEIEEKKQAAADVLFQYSNFVMACIGNQVRPCDLRLHLMKEVSGLPTSLKREPHPTSSPDVMGESSSSGISRLDKADSFRGP; encoded by the exons ATCGAAGAAAAGAAGCAAGCTGCTGCAGATGTTTTGTttcaatattcaaattttgttaTGGCCTGTATTGGTAATCAAGTTCGGCCTTGTGACTTGAGACTGCATTTGATGAAG GAAGTTTCAGGACTGCCTACTTCTTTGAAGCGCGAACCCCATCCAACATCTTCTCCTGATGTAATGGGAGAGTCCTCAAGCTCAGGTATCTCAAGACTGGACAAAGCAGACAGTTTCCGAGGTCCTTAG